GCTACCAAGTGAAAAGGGAAGGattatgttttcaaatttttttgtgtgtgtgtgtactttTGACAAGATTTTGGTAGTATGGCTAACAGACTTCATCTCCAGCAACAAATTACCCTGTTGTGTGTCATTGTGAACCAGAAAAGGTTTCTCTTCCAGAAGACAGGCATTCAGATAACTAGAATCAGTGTGATTTTTGTTCCTTGATTTTTGGGTGCAAAGGCACTGCATTCCTGGAAGCGTAAAGGCAAACAAGGTGCATCCCTTTCTGTTGCATGGATGGGACATTTGTATTTCCTGCTTGAGATCATGTTGGCCCTGGGTGCCTGGGTGCAGTTGTTTTCAGCTCTACCCTTCAGTGGCAAAGGAAGAGAAACCCTCCCATGCAGAGCTGCATTCCCCTGCGCATGTCTGCCCTGAGCACATCCATACCCAAGTGCCCAGGGCTTACACAGGGGCTGTTGAACTCATTGTGgttctgctgcagcaccacGGACTGGGGAGCTCCCACCTGATAAACAATGTGGCTGCTCAGcttaaaatgcttaaaatgtgGAGTTCTTCATACTGGGACTTATTCTGTCAGTTCTGTGCCCTGTATCTAAGCCATGTGCCTGGGTCTGACATAAGCTGCCACTTGGGGCACAGCATCTCAGTGTGTGTGACCAttcacagccctgtgcctgtgtcACTGAGACCCAGCACGGCTGATAGATTATTTTCTTCACCCCTCTTTCATAGCACTGACCTGTACTTGCCTGCACCTCTGGGTTACAGGCTGTGCCTATATTGCAGCTGGAGGTCAGTGCTGATGCAGAGGTCCTGCTCTGCAGTTCACTGTTGGACCTGACAGAGCTTTAATAGGAGGTTTTGCTCCGCTTGCACTGAGCATTTCTGAAGTCTTGTGAGTGTCCACAACAGCCTGTGTGCTGCAAAACAGTACTGTGAATCTGCATCTCTCTTGTGTACCTGGAGTGGACACTGCTATTCAGCAACTGCTGGGAGCCTGCTGAAGCAGGGCTTGTGTTGGTGTTATTGCCTGCCCTGTAGACCTGACCTGctcacacagaaacacaaacattGCCTGTGGTGACATGCTGGCTGGGGGGGTCTGATAAAGTGCACAAGAGTGCTGCTGTCATGTGCACTTCAATGCTGCACGTGCTGTAGACAGGTGAGCTCCACACAGGATCTCACTAATCTATGATCCTGGCTGCTGTAAATCCTCATGCTGGTATCTAGCAGTGATCAAACAGCAActctctgctcttttttctcCACCATCAAGCCAGTGCAGAGAACTGAATCCAGCTCATGACATTCCACATGATTAGCAGGAAACCTGGCTTTGGTCTTTCTGGTATGCAGTTCTGGTCAATGATGGGAATCAGCTTTACTGCATCACTtgtctgaaaaatcaaaataggcTTTGAACATCTTGTGTTTTGAAAGCATAAACTTTGAGAATCTAAAATTTCTGCCATTTTCAGCAATactatggaaaataaaatgggagGCAAATGAGTATAAACAGAAGGTTATACCTCATTTGCAGAAGGTATATATCTCATTTGCATAGAGCATGGATCTTtcaaaaaaactttaaaaatacttttattgatggtttctttcttttctcaagtGCACATCATTATTGCCAATTACTGCTCCCATCACTTTTTCCCACTCTTGCTCCTCCATCCTTACCAACACCACAGAAAGATAGAGTGGGACTTGTCctcaaaatacaaaatgaaaagacTTGCAATGCCTGAAAGCTTTCAAAGGAGACACAAGGaatggcagtgccaggcagaggTCTCTGTGGATCTTTGCTTTCATTGAACCCATTaatagtttgggttgaaagggcATTAAACATGACCTCATTCCattcccctgccatgggcagggatagcttccactatcccagattgcttcaagccctgtccagcttggccttggacacttccagggatgaggcagcttcagcttctctggacaccatgttccagggcctcaccaccctcacagagaagaatttcttcccaatatccaatttAACCCTGCCCTCTTCCAGCCTGAAGATATCACCCCTTGTCCAGTCACTCCAGACTTTGtccaaagtctctctccagcaCTCTTGGAGTGCCTCTAGGCTCTGAAAGGGGCTcaaaggtctccctggagctttcccttctccaggctgagccccccctccccagctctcgCCACCTGTCTCCATAGCAGAGGAGCTCCATCCTTGGGATCAGACTAATTAAACTAAATCTCAAGGCAGAAATGAAGTACTTGATTGTGATGAACCATCAGGTTTCCAgatagaaaaaatatgtttaacaTGTCTCAGCAATTGCAGAagctacagaaaaaataataaaagcaagtAAATTGAGGTAAACTAAAACCAGACATAACAGAATGCTGACATCTTCAAATCAAGGACACATGGCCAAACAGCTGAGACAAGGTCAGATTATGAGTAACAAAATAAGGCCAACTTATCAAACTGGGTAAAGTGTAATTGTGGCAGGGGAAATTGTGATAACTAACTCGTGGCCACCAACACAAGAAACCCACCAACTCAACAGATGGgtgaagggctggagcacaagttcgatgaggagcagctgagggagctggggggggcttagcctggagaaaaggaggttcagggggaCTTTCTggctctccacagctccctgacaggagggtgcagccaggtgggggtcaggctctgctctacaagggacaggatgagaggacataGTCTTGAGCTGCACCAGCAAAGGTATTTCTTTGCAGAATGAGgtatttctttgcagaaagaaTGATTAAacactggaaggggctgcccagggaggtgctggagtcaGTGTCCCTGGAAGTCTTTAAGAAATGTGGCACACCAACGCCATAGTCTGGTTGACAGGTGGTGTCTGGTCActggctggacttgatgatctcagagctCTTCCCCAATTTGTCAGAGGAGAAACCTCATTGCTGTATTCAACTTAGTCTGGGAAGTGAAGggacagacactgatctctgctttgtggtgcccagtgacaggacccaaggggACCTGAAATTgtatcaggggaggtttaggttgggtatttGGAAAAGCTTCTTCCTTCAGAATGTGTTtgtgcactggaacaggctcccagggaagtggtcacagcaccaacctgacagagctcaaggtgcacatttggacaatgctctcaggcacacgATGTGATTGTTGGAGTGTCCTGTGTAGGGGCAGGAGTCGGACTCGACGAACCTTGTGGGTCCTCTCCAACTTCGAACATTCTGCGATTCTGTAACTGATCCTGTCACGAGCACAGGAACAAAACTGAACACGCGAGCCAACTGGCATATGAGGAGCGAGAGAGCCCTTTGACAGCAGCGCCCGGGTCATCAGCCCGGCTCCTTTAGCCGCCTCAGCCGCTTCTGCCGCCCTTTCGCTGTCTTAAGCCGCCCTTTGCTCCCCCTTCCGACTCCCGTTGCCCCCTCAAACGCCCTTTCTCCGCCTCAGATGCCCCTTGCCCGCCCCTTCTCCCCCCGCCTTTCCCCGTGCCTTTAATTCTTTTCCCGCCCGCGGCTCCCCTCACAGCGGACACCATGGAGGACGCGCTGAAGCGGGCTCTGGGCACCGCGGTGCTGCGGTCGACCGGACACTCGGGCGGCGGCTGCATCAGCCAAGGCCGGAGCTACGACACGGACCGCGGCCGGGTGTTCGTGAAGGGCAACTGCGAGGGGGAGGTGAGACAGCGTGGGGATGGGGATGCCGGGGCTGGGTGGGCGCCGCGGCAGGGAGCGGCATCCCTGGGTTGTGACAGTCCGGGTGTGGCAGCGGGACCAGGGCGGTGACTGCCCACTGTGCTGGGcgctgctgaggccacacctcgaatCCTGGGGGCGGTTTTGGGCGTCTCATGACAAGAAAggcattgaggggctggaggatgTCAGgagaagggaacggagctggggaaggggctggagcaccaggaacGGCCGAGGGAGCCGGGAAACGGGCTCAGCGTGGACGAGAgaaggctcaggagggaccttgtggctctgcacaactccctgatAGGAGGGCGCAGGGtgaggctctgctgccagggaaaaaGTGAGAAGAAGCAACCTCAATTTGTGTcgggaggtttaggttggatgttggagaaaatttcttcacacACAAGGTTGTCAGGCACTGACAGagtgccagggcagtgctgggttaacgGTTAGACTCAGggatcttagagggctttttcAACCTTAACAATTGTATGGTTCTGTGATTTGTGGCTGCAAATAGAGCTGTTTTTGAAGCTTGACTCTATTACTTGGTCTAGAAGGTCATGGTGTGTGTGAATGTCAGCACCATTCTTCTATCTTCCCAACTGATGGTGTATATTGTCCATGGCTTCCTAGACATTTGCTGTATTAATAGAATATTGCACACATTTTGTGTGTATGCAGTTTGCACTCATTCAGCTGTAAAGAGAGTTTCTAACTTACAGAGAATGCTAGAACCTAGGTTGATTTTCACTTTGTTCCAGAAATTGAAATTTCTGCAACTGTAAAATTATCATCAGGCCTGATGGTACAATTCTGTCTGTATCTTGTGCACCAAGAAATATTTGCTccaaactttttatttattttatactttattttattttaactttgaCTGATGCTTATAGAGACTAAtgcttttcttcaaaatctGGCAGGCCAGAAGAATGTTTCTGGGAGAAATGGCAAGTTTGGAAGCCATCCTGAAAACACAGACAGTAAGAGTGCCTAAACCCATCAAAGTTGTAGAACTGCCTGGGGACAATACTGTGCTGGTGATGGaacatttgaaaatgaagaGCTTAAACAGgtaaaacagttatttttgcCTCCTTTGACAAAGAAATTTTGGCTATTTTgacaattaaataatttgttttcatgggaggaatttgtttaatttttttataaagcatGTCAAGGGACATATGAGAAGTTATATAGCAGAGAACTGTATAAAATACTTTATAATGCCTCACCTAGCAAACTGATAATACATCAAGAAGTGATTCTGGGTTTTAGTTActttggggttgtttgtttgtaattggtagtttttaaaataaggttCCTTTTTACAGTAAGGAAAATTACCAACTTGATCACTTGTTTTGTGTACTTGCCTTTGATGTAAGAACCAGTGCTGTAATGTTTGCCGTGAGTATGCAGAGGCACTTCCCAAATGAATTAATCTTgatttcaatatttttgcaaCTGTTAAACTTCATTTTGATAGTTTCAAACTTTGGACCCTTCTCTGTGACTAGCACTTAATATGATGAATCCCATCAGATTCCACTGGGGAGGTGATCATGACCAGTTTCTTATCTCATTTTCATAACTTCTGTAGCCAGTTTTAAGTCTTGTCCCTCATCCTGCTCATTGCCAGGGTTTGATTCATGAAGAGCTCTCAGTGAGTCCCAAGAGAAAGGGCAGAGATCTTGCCGGTTTGGATTTCAAATTGTATCTTTGGGGTGCAAATTTTGGGGGATACAATCCTTTTCTTGACAATCTGTGTTAACAGGAACAAAAGAAGAAGAACTAAATTTGCTTTAACTGACGGTGCCTTTAGAATAGAGGAAGTTCAGAAAggtcaagaaaaggaaaaggaatataaTTTTGTTAACATGGGGGGCAACTGGCTGTAAGGGTTGTTTGCAATTACTACAGGACTTTACTGAACTTTGTAGAGGCtcagcttttattaaaaatagataataAACTAGGCCTACTTGATACCATCTTTGAGGCCTTTTAGAGAAGAGCAGCCAGGACAGTGATAGAATGAATAGGATCAGCATTGTCTGGTTCTATTTTTCAGAGACAGTTTgccagaggaaattaaaaaaaaaaaggcataacaTGTTCCACATTATGTGCGTGCTTTCTTATACATGCCTTACTGAAAATGCTTAGGGAAGTGATATCACACAGGAATTAGAATTGATAGTTTATTATTGTTAGTAAATTTATGATTTCACTTTCAACAGTAGTATCAGAAACAACCAAGTAAGTACATTTTGTCTATATTAATATGCAGTCTTGATAGGAAGACAAAGTGTTTATAATACTGGAATATTTTGGGAAGCTGTTTTGTTAGAGGTGAAGAGCTGTTACTTTCTTGATGGATGTTTTCAAGTAACTCTTGGAGTACCAAGGTCTAGATTTGTTCATGTGTCAGAGTTGCTAACGTTATATTTGTTTCTTAGACATTCAGCACTTCTTGGAACTCAGCTGGCTGATCTTCACCTTCATAACCAGCACCTTagagagaagatgaagaaagaagGGAGCACAGTTGGTACGGTACACAGCTGTTTGCAAATTTAACCTAATGAATAATaatatacaaaataattaaaatatcttttgcCACTTCAGGACAGGTTCATCTTCTTCCACTAAAGATAGTATGAGAATAGGTTGGGATAAAACACACAGGTGGGGGGgttcttctttttgcttttgtttgccCTGTTTGGATCTCTGTGATCAATTCAATTTGGGAGCCTGAACCACAGTCTCCACAAGTACGTGGTATCAGAAGAGATACAGTAcctcaaaatgcaaaaataaagagTATAATATGGCTGCTTTACATTGagctttaaatttaaaagccagcagcagcaaccaTTGTAACAAAAAGAACATTAAAGTGCAACTTTTTTTATTCTCAGTGGAAGCAGCATTGTACCCTTGCATAGTTTTTAAGGTTCGTTTGCATTGTGGATGCTCAGTATTTTGTCATTGGTGTTGAATTTTTGTCTTTGGTTTGAAAGGTAAAGGACAAGGGCAAGTGGAAGTCCAGTTTGTGGATCAGTTTGGTTTTCATACAGTTACCTGCTGTGGTTATCTTCCACAGGTAGGTTGTATTTCATCAGACTGATAGAATTTTAAGTTTGCctcatttttccttcagtgacaaaaaagggtcaaaattatcataatgtaaataaatgaatttttgtgGCACCATGAATAAGAAAAAGCGTGGTTTATCCTGCTAAGAAAAGTAGTGCTTTGGACAGCACTTACAGCTGCATTGGACACTGATGGCTCTTCaattttttaggttttaatCACTgagggaaaattatttattcccCCAATTTAACATTTTAAGATAACATTCAATTAAATGGTAGCACTTACTGTCCTGGGTGGTACCAGCACAAAGGCTGTGTTATTCTCAAAaagtttatttgaaaaacaagaaaatctgCCTTTTGTGTGGTGTACAACTGACATCTGCAGTCCTGGTCCTTCAGGTGAACAACTGGTGCAGTGACTGGGTGAGTTTCTTTGCCAGACAAAGGATCCAGCCTCAGATGGACATGATTGAAAGGAGCTCAGGAGACAGGAAAGCAAGGGAACTTTGGGCACAGCTCCAGGTACAAGCACTTCTCTCAGTTCTCATTAGAGTGACAGCTGGGTATCAGTTAtctagattttattttcttaaaacaaagtTCCTGTTTGTTGGTGTGCACCAGGTTCTGTTGGTAGGAGACTCCAGTTTTTAGGGATCAAAATGCCCTTTATTCTAAGGTGTAATGGCTTTTGCCACATCACCCTATGCTAACATTCCAGAGTGAATTCCAAAGTGCCAGCACTTTGCCTTACTGTTTGGGAAATCTTACATATGGAGATCATATTTCTCACTCCCTGGAACACTTCTATGATGAAAAACGTACATAAGCAGTACTGTTCTGCACATTgttgattttctgtttgcatcTGGTTAAGTGACTGCAGTTTTGGCTCTTTGGGTACTTCCTCAAGGCTGCTGAAAGACACCTGAGCCTCCTAATGCCAATATGGTGGTAGTTGTTGTTATTAAATCTGGTCAATATTACAGCAccaaatgcagttttaaattctttactgtCTTCCTAAAAGAGATTTGGTTGACTGTTCTGCTCCTAGCTTTTATGAAAAACAGGAATCCTCTGGATTTGCTCAGCATCTCTGTTAACTTGGTCCTGTTTGAAGTTACAGGTTTATTTAactgacttttaaaaagtttgaagTGTGCAGATAAACCTCTACATTTTAAGGTGAATGACCGTAGTAATTTACATGTCTTGCTTTTCCCCCTGCAGCTGAAGATACCCAGTTTTTTCTGTGGTGTGGAAATCGTTCCTTCTCTCCTGCATGGGGATCTCTGGGGAGGAAATGTAGCTGAGGATGATTCTGGTCCGATTATCTTTGATCCAGCTTCTTTCTACGGCCATTCAGAGTATGAGCTCGCAATAGCTGGGATGTTTGGTGGCTTCACCAgttctttttattctgcttatcACAGTAAAATCCCCAGAGCCGCAGGGTTTGAGAAACGCCTGAAGCTTTATCAGCTGTTCCACTACATGAACCACTGGAATCATTTTGGTTCAGGGTACAGAGGGTCTTCTATAAACACTATGAGAAACCTTGTAAAGTAAATTGCTGCTTAAGCCAAGTACTTTTTGTACTGTTTGGAAAATCCCAGACTTGCTGGTGCAGCTGAAGGTGTAGTGATGTTAAAAAACCCCTGTGAGATCCTTGACCTTCTTGCTCAGCTGAAGAACTTTGAATTAGTGAGTCCTACTGAGTATCAAGTAGTTACTTTTTAGGATTGCTGGGAATAGCTTTATTGTGGAAACACCTGCAGAAGGAGCTTCTTCATTTGCATAGTGAATAAACTAATCTCAGCATCCTGAAAGCACTTGAGATTATGCAAAGTAATACAAATAAATAGTAAGGAGATGGCAAAAAAAGTTGCTCCTTGTGTTTTGCTGTGTCTTCCCCCCTCTTTCTCATGCAGTTGTGAGCATGAGAGCAATGTTAACAACATGGTTTGAAAGCcaacaggaaaataatgtaACAGCAACTGTGAGAAGGGATTTGGATTTGCCGTTTATTATCACAGAATGggtgaggctggaagggatcaCTTTTCTTTTGGTTGGAGACTATTCTCTTATAAAGTGGAGTGGAATTTTGGTGCCTCCTAGCATGCTTGTAGGCTGTTCTGTGCTTTCTGGTCAGAAGAGAACtagttcttttcttttattttggattATGTTTGTGTTGACTAGAGAGTGTGCATTAGAGAACTCTCCAGGTAAGACACTTACACATATGTGTAAGGTAAGATGTACACATCTTGTGGAGGTGTATTCTCTTACCACTGCAAATAGATGATGCTTTTTGACTGTTGTCACTGACCACAATTGTCACTGCCCACAAAACAATGCTATGTGGTCGTGGTGCAGTCTTCATGTACATTTTCTGTAGCTTTAGAGTTCCGGTGCCATAAGCTACCATTTTGTTTCAGTCCTTacagagaaatattaaaaacaaaaaaatacagagaaatattaaaagacAAGTCTGAGCAAAGAGAAGTCCATGGTGGCAGTAGTTCACTGGAGACAAGAAgtctgcagccccaggagctgggacGCTGAGGGAGCTTGGTGTGCTGCCCTGAGAGAGGCAGGAAACAGAGGATGGAGTGGCACAGAGGTGTTGTGGCCATGCTCTGTTTAAAGCAGTGCAGTCAATGGGAGCTAAGCCAAGGAAGGGGCCAACCAGTCACCgaaagaattttgttttattggcttgaaaatacataaaacttTTCATACCTGCATATGCTAATGAAGTAAAACCTCTACCTGCTTTACACATGTGAACTAAAATCACTCAATCTCCATGTAATCGTGAAATGGCATCAGCTGGAACTTTGTCTTTTCCCCACCCCCAAAGAAAACTATAAATACAACATAGGAGGGGAGGGGGTCAGAGGAGACTTGCCCTGTGTATCCTGGGATGGCTGTTGGGCTGCACCGTGGTGCTTCTCCACTGGGGTGCCTGTCAGGTAACCTTTATTCCAAGGGGATTCTACTGCTTGTGCTTTCTCATATCAGTGTATTTATCAAGGATAGTTTATGACCCTTATTCTGTCACAATGATCAGTAAACCATACTGTTTATGCCTCTGAAATTGTGAATGTGCCCACTCTTAATGCTGCACCTTTTGTGCATCTGTGTTCCTGAGAGTTCTAATGCAGATATAGACATGTTCACTCTAAAATATTATCTGTGAAGGTCTCCCAAGGACTCAGACAAAGAAGGGGAAGATGTAGACACCTCTGGGTCCAGAACATCTTTGGATAACCTGGAAAGCAAGTTTCCTACATTTTTACATCACAGTCCCCACTGAGTGCATGTGCTGTAGCTTTTGTGGTGAGACATGAAACCAAAGGAGATAAATATATAATTCAGAGGACAGCACCTCACCAGTGTCAGAAGTCCTTGATGATAGTTCCACAGACTATGGCTTTTGCCTCCAAGGTGTTAGTACTGAAATTGTTCTCTTCTTGATGGAGGCTAGTACTGGTGCTTCTGTGCAAGCGTACCAGGTAGGTGAGAGAGATTCATGATACCTAACATGCACTTTGAGTGTTggggaattatttttattaacaaaaatgGGTTTGCAGTGGAGATTGGCATATtactgaggatttttttttgggtgcTGGTATTGCAGTTACACAAAGTGGAAGCAAAGTTTG
This sequence is a window from Vidua chalybeata isolate OUT-0048 chromosome Z, bVidCha1 merged haplotype, whole genome shotgun sequence. Protein-coding genes within it:
- the LOC128781860 gene encoding ketosamine-3-kinase-like yields the protein MEDALKRALGTAVLRSTGHSGGGCISQGRSYDTDRGRVFVKGNCEGEARRMFLGEMASLEAILKTQTVRVPKPIKVVELPGDNTVLVMEHLKMKSLNRHSALLGTQLADLHLHNQHLREKMKKEGSTVGKGQGQVEVQFVDQFGFHTVTCCGYLPQVNNWCSDWVSFFARQRIQPQMDMIERSSGDRKARELWAQLQLKIPSFFCGVEIVPSLLHGDLWGGNVAEDDSGPIIFDPASFYGHSEYELAIAGMFGGFTSSFYSAYHSKIPRAAGFEKRLKLYQLFHYMNHWNHFGSGYRGSSINTMRNLVK